A window of Dehalococcoidia bacterium genomic DNA:
AACTTCTAGCTTGTTCTAATCCATTTTGGCCAGTTGTGGCGTCCAATACGAGTAATATTTGATGAGGAGCATCGGATGAAATTCTTCCAAATACGCGATTTATTTTAGAGAGTTCATCCATAAGATGATTCTTATTATGCAACCTACCAGCGGTATCATAAATTAATACGTCAGCTTGCCGTGCAATGGCTGCGTTATAGGCATCAAACGCTATGGCGCCTGGATCAGAACCTTGCTGATGTGCAACAACGTCTAGGTTTAATCTTTCACCCCATACCTTTAACTGGTCTATAGCCGCTGCTCGGAAAGTATCTCCTGCCCCTAATGTTATATTCTTCCCCATTCTTTGGTAGTACGCAGCAAGCTTTGCTACGCTGGTGGTTTTGCCAACGCCATTTACACCTACAACCATAATGACTAAAGGTTTTGGGCAAGACGGATCTGTGAAAAATTCTTCGAGGTATGGTTCTTGGTACGGATTCATAAGGCATAATAATTCAGATTTTAGTAGCCCCATGATTTCCATGGAGGTATCGATATTTT
This region includes:
- the ftsY gene encoding signal recognition particle-docking protein FtsY yields the protein MAFSLFESKENIFKALSKTRKDLGHNLSYLFQPSTKIDESLWQDLEDLLISADTGIETTAKLIAKIKTSAQKQNIDTSMEIMGLLKSELLCLMNPYQEPYLEEFFTDPSCPKPLVIMVVGVNGVGKTTSVAKLAAYYQRMGKNITLGAGDTFRAAAIDQLKVWGERLNLDVVAHQQGSDPGAIAFDAYNAAIARQADVLIYDTAGRLHNKNHLMDELSKINRVFGRISSDAPHQILLVLDATTGQNGLEQARSFQRIVDINAIFLTKLDSTAKGGIVIAINDQLGIPVALVGTGEQVNDLSIFDRNNFIDGLFDEN